One Amycolatopsis thermophila DNA segment encodes these proteins:
- a CDS encoding thiolase family protein yields the protein MTPPRDAVIVDVLRTPVGKGKKGGALSHVHPVHLLADVLAELVRRNDLDPALVDDVIAGCVTKAGEQAINPARSAVLAAGFPLSVPATTVDRQCGSSQQAVHFAAHAIQAGAADVVIACGVESMSRVPMHSDAQGADHLGARIAERFPGGGLIGQGLSAELICARWKLDRDELDEFSAVSHQRAAAAHEAFVPDLATVTEAPELRVDETVRPTTTVDKLAALRPSFVDDAAAARFPEIDWKITPGNSSPLTDGAAAVLMMSAEKAERLGLTPRARVHATAVVGDDPIVMLMGVVPATRAVLERAGLTADDIDLFEVNEAFAPVPLAWMHDLGVEHERLNVHGGAIALGHPLGASGARIMTTLVGALERRGARFGLQTMCEWGGMANATIVERL from the coding sequence ATGACACCACCGCGCGACGCGGTCATCGTCGACGTGCTGCGCACCCCGGTCGGCAAGGGCAAGAAGGGTGGCGCGCTCTCGCACGTCCACCCGGTGCACCTGCTGGCCGACGTCCTCGCCGAACTCGTCCGCCGCAACGACCTCGACCCGGCCCTGGTCGACGACGTCATCGCCGGCTGCGTCACCAAGGCGGGGGAGCAGGCGATCAACCCCGCCCGCAGCGCCGTGCTGGCCGCCGGTTTCCCGCTCTCGGTGCCCGCGACCACGGTGGACCGGCAGTGCGGGTCCAGCCAGCAGGCCGTGCACTTCGCCGCTCATGCGATCCAGGCCGGTGCCGCCGACGTGGTGATCGCCTGCGGTGTCGAGTCGATGTCGCGGGTGCCGATGCACTCCGACGCCCAGGGCGCCGACCACCTCGGGGCGCGGATCGCCGAGCGCTTCCCCGGCGGCGGTCTCATCGGGCAGGGCCTGTCCGCCGAACTGATCTGCGCGCGCTGGAAGCTGGACCGGGACGAGCTGGACGAGTTCTCCGCGGTCTCGCACCAGCGCGCGGCGGCCGCGCACGAGGCGTTCGTGCCCGACCTGGCCACGGTCACCGAAGCGCCGGAGCTGAGGGTCGACGAAACCGTGCGGCCCACGACCACGGTCGACAAGCTCGCCGCTCTGCGGCCGTCCTTCGTCGACGACGCGGCCGCGGCCCGTTTCCCGGAGATCGACTGGAAGATCACGCCGGGCAACTCCTCGCCGCTCACCGACGGCGCGGCGGCGGTGCTGATGATGAGCGCGGAGAAGGCCGAACGGCTGGGGCTGACCCCGCGTGCCCGCGTCCACGCCACGGCGGTCGTCGGCGACGACCCGATCGTCATGCTCATGGGCGTCGTGCCGGCCACCCGCGCCGTGCTGGAGCGGGCCGGGCTCACCGCCGACGACATCGACCTGTTCGAGGTCAACGAGGCCTTCGCGCCGGTGCCGCTGGCCTGGATGCACGACCTCGGGGTCGAGCACGAGCGGCTCAACGTGCACGGCGGCGCCATCGCACTGGGGCACCCGCTGGGCGCCAGCGGCGCCCGGATCATGACGACCCTCGTCGGCGCGCTGGAGCGGCGCGGCGCCCGCTTCGGGCTCCAGACGATGTGCGAGTGGGGCGGCATGGCCAACGCCACGATCGTCGAGCGGCTCTGA
- a CDS encoding SDR family NAD(P)-dependent oxidoreductase yields the protein MDADDTTTGDRVALVTGASRGIGAGIARQLLDRGVRVAGTYRSGGELVEKLGAAHPGRVLPVAFDLAVPQTAADVVEQVTAHWGRLDSLVLNAAVWQGGKLARIDLGDWWRVIEENLRSTAALVRAAIPWLIRGENPGVVLIGSAVGSVGFPGDTAYASVKSAAVGFARSLAKELAPQGVRVNVLAPGFVDTDMTAAIPDGSRQKIADATLLGRFGTVDEIARAAVFLAEDATFCTGAVLAADGGWTL from the coding sequence ATGGACGCAGACGACACCACGACGGGCGACCGGGTCGCCCTGGTCACCGGCGCCTCCCGGGGCATCGGCGCCGGCATCGCGCGACAGCTTCTCGACCGGGGAGTGCGCGTCGCCGGCACCTACCGGTCCGGCGGCGAGCTCGTCGAGAAGCTCGGGGCCGCCCATCCCGGCCGGGTCCTCCCGGTCGCCTTCGACCTCGCCGTGCCGCAGACCGCGGCGGACGTGGTCGAGCAGGTCACCGCGCACTGGGGCCGGCTCGACTCGCTCGTGCTCAACGCCGCGGTGTGGCAGGGCGGCAAGCTCGCCCGGATCGACCTCGGCGACTGGTGGCGGGTGATCGAGGAGAACCTGCGCAGCACCGCGGCGCTCGTGCGCGCCGCGATCCCGTGGCTGATCCGCGGCGAAAACCCCGGCGTGGTGCTCATCGGGTCCGCGGTCGGGTCGGTGGGTTTCCCCGGGGACACCGCCTACGCGAGCGTCAAGTCGGCGGCGGTGGGCTTCGCCCGGTCGCTGGCCAAGGAGCTCGCACCGCAGGGTGTGCGGGTCAACGTGCTCGCGCCCGGCTTCGTCGACACCGACATGACCGCCGCCATCCCGGACGGCTCGCGGCAGAAGATCGCCGACGCCACCCTGCTCGGCCGGTTCGGCACGGTCGACGAAATCGCCCGCGCCGCGGTGTTCCTGGCCGAGGACGCCACGTTCTGCACGGGCGCGGTACTCGCCGCCGACGGCGGCTGGACGCTGTGA
- a CDS encoding acyl-CoA dehydrogenase family protein encodes MNAGLPADEYQKLRDSVFATIWDELDPLEHRIEDTEKIPYDIVLPALRACGAFGLIVPQEYGGAGLSIAQYLPILAEFAKIQGGIRAIVHVHNSFAHALSEIGNAEQKKEILPGAATGEKSVAFALTEPGNGTGADLSTTARREGDEYVLNGRKWLITNSDIASHFLVFAKTSAKEVSAIIVPRDTPGFTIAPLPETMGCKGAEHGELTFTDVRVPASNLVGSEGEGGAHLERALEISRVFIAASSLGTASRALELSLKYSQERVTFGKPIAERQAIQRYLAEMAADVYALRGMLADCAAKWDAGKRIPAESSLVKQFGLEAVGRVTDRALLVHGGIGYTRKYPIERLYRDARLNWLEEGTPTIQYMVAARQLIDGYTFDDAFTVAG; translated from the coding sequence ATGAACGCTGGCCTGCCCGCCGACGAGTACCAGAAGCTGCGCGACAGCGTCTTCGCGACCATCTGGGACGAGCTCGACCCGCTCGAGCACCGGATCGAAGACACCGAGAAGATCCCCTACGACATCGTCCTGCCCGCGCTGCGGGCGTGCGGCGCCTTCGGCCTGATCGTGCCCCAGGAGTACGGCGGCGCCGGCCTGTCGATCGCGCAGTACCTGCCGATCCTCGCCGAGTTCGCCAAGATCCAGGGCGGCATCCGCGCCATCGTGCACGTGCACAACTCCTTCGCCCACGCGCTGTCCGAAATCGGCAACGCGGAGCAGAAGAAGGAGATCCTGCCCGGCGCGGCGACCGGGGAGAAGTCGGTGGCCTTCGCCCTCACCGAGCCGGGCAACGGCACCGGCGCCGACCTGTCGACCACGGCGCGCCGCGAGGGTGACGAGTACGTGCTCAACGGCCGGAAGTGGCTCATCACCAACTCCGACATCGCCTCGCACTTCCTCGTGTTCGCCAAGACGTCGGCGAAGGAGGTCTCGGCGATCATCGTGCCGCGGGACACGCCCGGGTTCACCATCGCGCCGCTGCCCGAGACGATGGGCTGCAAGGGTGCCGAGCACGGCGAACTGACGTTCACCGACGTGCGGGTGCCGGCGTCGAACCTGGTGGGCTCCGAAGGTGAGGGTGGCGCGCACCTGGAGCGGGCGCTGGAGATCAGCCGCGTGTTCATCGCCGCGTCGTCGCTCGGCACGGCGTCGCGTGCGCTGGAGCTGTCGCTGAAGTACTCGCAGGAGCGGGTCACGTTCGGCAAGCCGATCGCCGAGCGCCAGGCGATCCAGCGGTACCTGGCCGAGATGGCGGCCGACGTGTACGCGTTGCGCGGCATGCTGGCCGACTGTGCCGCCAAGTGGGACGCGGGCAAGCGCATCCCGGCCGAGTCGTCGCTGGTGAAGCAGTTCGGGCTGGAGGCCGTCGGCCGCGTCACCGACCGCGCGCTGCTGGTGCACGGCGGCATCGGCTACACGCGCAAGTACCCGATCGAACGGCTCTACCGGGACGCCCGGCTGAACTGGCTGGAGGAGGGCACGCCGACCATCCAGTACATGGTGGCCGCGCGGCAGCTGATCGACGGCTACACCTTCGACGACGCGTTCACCGTGGCCGGCTGA
- a CDS encoding ester cyclase, which translates to MSSLNSVDVVESFWRDVWNARNPEAADDYVVEDFVITNAGERIEGRENFKAWIAAFLRQIHDFELEVLETFQNHDGSRVASRWRVHGRNNGVLGTEPDGRPISFSGTAVWEVREDGKLLHNHVERASWELFQHLNTASA; encoded by the coding sequence TTGTCTTCGTTGAATTCGGTGGACGTGGTCGAGTCGTTCTGGCGGGACGTGTGGAACGCGCGCAACCCGGAGGCTGCCGACGACTACGTCGTCGAGGACTTCGTCATCACCAACGCCGGCGAGCGCATCGAAGGGCGCGAGAACTTCAAGGCCTGGATCGCGGCGTTCCTCCGGCAGATCCACGATTTCGAACTGGAGGTCCTGGAGACGTTCCAGAACCACGACGGCAGCCGGGTCGCCTCGCGGTGGCGCGTGCACGGCCGGAACAACGGGGTGCTCGGCACCGAGCCGGACGGGCGGCCGATCTCCTTCAGCGGCACCGCGGTGTGGGAAGTGCGCGAGGACGGCAAGCTGCTGCACAACCACGTGGAGCGCGCGTCGTGGGAACTGTTCCAGCACCTGAACACCGCCTCCGCCTGA
- a CDS encoding chloride channel protein: protein MLPPHTLLLAAIAGALGAAGAVGLIRSVAVLRGLLAGAPAVVLLLAPVVAGLCCGPLVAALATGAGGVVAVRDALAAGEPLPARAAAIKGVAAVLTLGSGGSGGSEGPIIHLAAALGSALAPAASVRAVMAGAVAGGFAGSFQAPWAGVAVVAEVLLARMSWAEVAAVVVGATAGTATARALPFAPLRLPSGTAGMLTVLPVALLAGLAGVALVWCLRQARRAADAVWHRPEWARPIVGGLLVGAAVVAVPGAGGIGQDVIAAAGTAGATLLLPVAKIAATSVTLAVGGVAGTIGPALVTGATVGAAVAGPGGAAVGLAACLAAGARAPVTAAVLAAELTGVTALPAVLPAAVLGWAVGLLWCPGTLFEPGKVERS, encoded by the coding sequence GTGCTTCCGCCGCACACGCTGCTCCTGGCGGCGATCGCGGGTGCGCTGGGCGCCGCGGGCGCGGTCGGCCTGATCCGGTCGGTGGCCGTGCTCCGCGGGCTCCTGGCGGGCGCTCCGGCGGTCGTGCTTCTCCTCGCGCCGGTGGTGGCCGGCCTGTGCTGCGGGCCCCTGGTCGCCGCGCTGGCGACCGGGGCGGGTGGTGTCGTGGCGGTGCGGGATGCGCTCGCCGCGGGCGAGCCGCTTCCGGCCCGTGCGGCCGCTATCAAGGGAGTGGCGGCCGTCCTCACGCTCGGGTCCGGGGGCTCGGGCGGGAGTGAGGGCCCGATCATCCACCTCGCCGCCGCACTGGGGTCCGCGCTGGCACCGGCGGCTTCGGTGCGGGCGGTCATGGCCGGGGCGGTGGCGGGTGGCTTCGCCGGGTCGTTCCAGGCTCCGTGGGCGGGCGTGGCCGTGGTCGCGGAGGTGCTGCTCGCACGGATGTCGTGGGCCGAGGTCGCCGCGGTGGTGGTGGGAGCCACCGCGGGGACCGCGACCGCACGAGCGCTGCCCTTCGCCCCGCTGCGGCTGCCTTCCGGGACCGCCGGAATGCTCACCGTCCTCCCGGTCGCGCTGCTCGCGGGGCTCGCCGGGGTGGCGCTCGTCTGGTGTCTGCGGCAGGCGCGGCGAGCCGCCGACGCCGTGTGGCACCGGCCGGAATGGGCGCGTCCGATCGTGGGCGGGCTCCTCGTGGGTGCCGCGGTGGTCGCGGTACCCGGAGCCGGCGGGATCGGGCAGGACGTGATCGCCGCCGCCGGGACCGCCGGCGCCACGCTCCTCCTCCCGGTGGCCAAGATCGCGGCGACGAGCGTCACCCTCGCGGTCGGCGGAGTGGCCGGCACGATCGGCCCGGCGCTGGTCACCGGCGCGACAGTGGGTGCCGCCGTCGCCGGACCGGGAGGTGCGGCCGTGGGACTGGCCGCCTGCCTGGCGGCCGGCGCCCGCGCCCCGGTGACCGCCGCCGTGCTGGCGGCCGAACTCACCGGCGTCACCGCACTGCCCGCCGTCCTGCCCGCGGCGGTCCTGGGATGGGCGGTGGGCCTGCTGTGGTGCCCCGGCACCCTCTTCGAGCCCGGTAAGGTGGAGCGGAGCTAG
- a CDS encoding TetR/AcrR family transcriptional regulator — MAGVRQFDEQTTLERALDIFSERGFRATSMLDLAAGTGVQRGSLYHAYGGKEEIFLRAFAEYAGRFLAGAREALDRPGTRSALLSFFDFCVDSIVAGSPSRGCLSTRTAIEAATDSERTETAVRAFLDELETVVHDRLTAIDDGVRLTVEARAAARLVVTTTRGIAVMERVDHTPAELRAIAETLVTALVGP; from the coding sequence ATGGCGGGAGTACGCCAGTTCGACGAGCAGACGACTCTCGAGCGCGCTCTCGACATCTTCTCCGAGCGCGGCTTCCGGGCCACGTCGATGCTCGACCTCGCCGCGGGCACCGGCGTCCAGCGCGGCTCGCTGTACCACGCCTACGGCGGCAAGGAGGAGATCTTCCTCCGTGCGTTCGCCGAATACGCCGGCCGGTTCCTCGCCGGCGCCCGCGAGGCGCTGGACCGCCCGGGCACCCGATCCGCCCTGCTGTCCTTTTTCGACTTCTGCGTCGACTCGATCGTCGCCGGCTCGCCGTCGCGCGGCTGCCTGTCCACCCGCACGGCGATCGAGGCGGCCACCGACTCCGAACGCACCGAAACCGCCGTCCGCGCCTTCCTCGACGAGCTGGAAACCGTGGTGCACGACCGGCTGACCGCGATCGACGACGGCGTGCGCCTGACCGTCGAGGCGCGTGCCGCAGCCCGCCTGGTCGTCACCACCACCCGCGGCATCGCGGTCATGGAACGCGTCGACCACACCCCCGCGGAGCTGCGCGCCATCGCCGAAACCCTGGTGACCGCGCTCGTCGGCCCCTGA
- a CDS encoding flavin reductase family protein, protein MTRVEPPLVTPERIRHVLGRFASGVVVVTATTPDGPAGFTCQSFASLSLAPPLVVFCPSRASASWPRMRRTRWFAVNILAAHQADVSARFARSGTDKFTGTAWRPGPRGVPVLDGVCGWVSCELAAEYDGGDHTIVTGLVRELHGGDEDRSPLVYHRGAYGVS, encoded by the coding sequence GTGACCCGGGTGGAACCGCCCCTGGTCACGCCGGAGCGGATCAGGCACGTGCTGGGCCGGTTCGCGTCCGGGGTCGTCGTGGTCACCGCGACGACCCCGGACGGGCCGGCCGGGTTCACCTGCCAGTCGTTCGCGTCGTTGTCGCTGGCTCCGCCGCTGGTGGTGTTCTGCCCGTCGCGGGCCTCGGCGAGCTGGCCGCGCATGCGCCGGACGCGCTGGTTCGCGGTGAACATCCTGGCCGCGCACCAGGCGGACGTCAGCGCGCGGTTCGCGCGTTCGGGGACCGACAAGTTCACCGGGACCGCGTGGCGGCCGGGTCCGCGGGGCGTGCCGGTCCTGGACGGGGTGTGCGGGTGGGTCTCGTGCGAGCTGGCGGCCGAGTACGACGGCGGCGACCACACGATCGTGACCGGCCTCGTGCGCGAGCTGCACGGCGGCGATGAGGATCGATCGCCGCTGGTGTACCACCGCGGGGCGTACGGGGTGTCGTGA
- a CDS encoding LLM class flavin-dependent oxidoreductase, producing the protein MTLAAHRTDGLLGKTRKTSESVLFNDQKMKLGVFSSNTSGGIVMTDAPSGFRVTWDQQLEIATTADRMGLEAMVPVGRWTGFGGNTHVHAVCYETYTWAAGLAQATEHIGVFCTTHLPVIHPVAAAKMATTIDHISGGRFGMNLVMGWFTPEMELFGNRQLEHDERYAYGQEWLDFVMELWNQPGDFDFDGRYFHSKGAHAYPKPLQDPRPVLLNAGASPAGQRFSARNVDVNLVALPVDQIGGYVGNIKRMAREDYDRDIDVWTYCLVICRETEREARAAYRAIVDAGDWPGAQVVMDTLGIQSQSFGTQITQFQESFITSWGGPCLVGTPEQVADQFAELSEAGLSGAIFGFHDYVRELREFGSEVMPVLRKYGLRQ; encoded by the coding sequence ATGACGCTTGCCGCGCACCGGACCGACGGGCTGCTGGGGAAGACGCGCAAGACCAGTGAGAGCGTCCTGTTCAACGACCAGAAGATGAAGCTCGGGGTGTTCTCGTCGAACACCAGCGGCGGGATCGTGATGACCGACGCCCCCAGCGGCTTCCGGGTCACCTGGGACCAGCAGCTGGAGATCGCCACCACGGCCGACCGGATGGGCCTGGAGGCGATGGTCCCGGTCGGACGGTGGACCGGTTTCGGCGGGAACACGCACGTCCACGCCGTGTGCTACGAGACCTACACCTGGGCCGCCGGTCTCGCGCAGGCCACCGAGCACATCGGCGTCTTCTGCACCACGCACCTGCCGGTGATCCACCCGGTGGCGGCCGCGAAGATGGCGACCACCATCGACCACATCTCCGGCGGCCGGTTCGGCATGAACCTGGTGATGGGCTGGTTCACGCCGGAGATGGAACTGTTCGGCAACCGCCAGCTCGAGCACGACGAGCGGTACGCGTACGGGCAGGAGTGGCTCGACTTCGTGATGGAACTGTGGAACCAGCCGGGCGACTTCGATTTCGACGGCCGGTACTTCCACTCGAAGGGCGCGCACGCCTACCCCAAGCCGCTGCAGGACCCGCGGCCCGTGCTGCTCAACGCCGGCGCGTCCCCGGCGGGACAACGGTTCTCGGCGCGCAACGTCGACGTCAACCTGGTCGCCCTGCCGGTGGACCAGATCGGCGGCTACGTCGGCAACATCAAGCGGATGGCGCGCGAGGACTACGACCGCGACATCGACGTGTGGACCTACTGCCTGGTCATCTGCCGGGAGACCGAACGCGAGGCCCGCGCGGCCTACCGGGCGATCGTGGACGCGGGCGACTGGCCGGGTGCGCAGGTCGTGATGGACACGCTGGGCATCCAGAGCCAGTCGTTCGGCACGCAGATCACACAGTTCCAGGAAAGCTTCATCACCAGCTGGGGCGGCCCGTGCCTGGTGGGCACACCGGAACAGGTCGCCGACCAGTTCGCCGAGCTGAGCGAGGCCGGCCTGTCCGGGGCGATCTTCGGGTTCCACGACTACGTGCGGGAACTGCGCGAGTTCGGGTCCGAGGTGATGCCGGTGCTGCGCAAGTACGGTCTGCGCCAGTGA
- a CDS encoding N-acyl homoserine lactonase family protein, protein MSATKLHLLDLGRLTVDDGFFIRGCGCATRSEPAPQASAREVAALAAVVEHPTAGPILFDTGCARDAAEQWPAPAFEAFPVTTYDESHHLDKALEAAGFGIGDIQAVVMSHLHLDHAGGLEHFLGTDVPVYVHEQELREQYYAIATKEDFGAYVPGDLHWQLNWQAISRDEIELAGGVTLRHMPGHTPGSLTMQVDLDNSGTFLFTGDLFHVRDLFEQGLPQGWLNRNSQDWWNSVRWMRHLQKRHDATLVYGHDATVLTELKARAEFLD, encoded by the coding sequence ATGTCTGCAACGAAGCTGCATCTGCTCGACCTCGGACGCCTCACCGTCGACGACGGGTTCTTCATCCGCGGCTGCGGGTGCGCCACCCGGTCCGAACCGGCGCCGCAAGCGAGCGCGCGGGAGGTCGCCGCGCTGGCCGCCGTCGTCGAACACCCCACCGCGGGGCCGATCCTGTTCGACACCGGGTGCGCGCGCGACGCCGCCGAACAGTGGCCGGCGCCCGCGTTCGAAGCCTTCCCCGTCACCACCTACGACGAGAGCCACCACCTGGACAAGGCCCTGGAAGCCGCGGGATTCGGCATCGGAGACATCCAGGCCGTGGTCATGAGCCACCTGCACCTGGACCACGCCGGGGGACTCGAGCACTTCCTCGGCACCGACGTCCCCGTCTACGTCCACGAACAGGAGCTGCGTGAGCAGTACTACGCCATCGCCACCAAGGAGGACTTCGGCGCCTACGTGCCGGGCGACCTCCACTGGCAGCTGAACTGGCAGGCGATCTCCCGCGACGAGATCGAACTCGCCGGCGGCGTCACCCTGCGGCACATGCCCGGGCACACCCCGGGGTCGCTGACGATGCAAGTGGATCTGGACAACTCCGGCACGTTCCTGTTCACCGGCGACCTGTTCCACGTGCGGGACCTGTTCGAGCAGGGGCTGCCGCAGGGGTGGCTGAACCGGAATTCGCAGGACTGGTGGAACAGCGTCCGGTGGATGCGGCACCTGCAGAAGCGTCACGACGCGACCCTGGTCTACGGCCACGACGCGACCGTCCTGACCGAACTCAAGGCGCGGGCCGAGTTCCTCGACTGA